Proteins found in one Acidimicrobiia bacterium genomic segment:
- a CDS encoding lipid-transfer protein produces MPSSRGGKRVTAWLKDRAAIVGIGQTEFSKASGRTELQLACEAVKAALDDAGLRPSDVDGLVTFTMDTSEEIEVARNLGIPHLSMFSRIPYGGGAAAGTVLHAAMAVATGVADVVVCYRAFNERSGFRFGDTGSVLGGGLPLWLSWYAPYGMLTPASWVALHARRYMHTYGVTNEHFGAIAVVDRHHAATNPDAWFYQRPITLADHQASRWIVEPVLRLLDCCQESDGGAALVITTADRARDLAHRPALITAAAQGASSDGEMMTSYYRDDLTGLPEMGVVAQRLWKASGLRPSHITTAFLYDHFTPFVLMQLEELGFCGRGEAKDFATVENLSIGGVLPINTNGGLLGEAYLHGMNGITESVRQIRGTACNQVPDVEHILVTAGTGVPTSGLILSPSA; encoded by the coding sequence ATGCCTTCCTCGCGGGGGGGCAAACGGGTGACGGCCTGGCTCAAGGATCGGGCCGCCATCGTGGGGATCGGCCAGACCGAATTCTCGAAGGCTTCGGGCCGGACGGAACTCCAACTGGCCTGTGAGGCCGTGAAGGCGGCCCTCGACGACGCCGGTCTGCGACCGTCGGATGTTGATGGACTGGTTACCTTCACGATGGACACCAGCGAAGAGATCGAGGTCGCCCGCAACCTCGGCATCCCCCACCTGTCGATGTTTTCGCGCATCCCCTATGGAGGCGGTGCGGCGGCGGGAACCGTCCTGCACGCGGCGATGGCCGTGGCCACCGGGGTGGCCGACGTGGTGGTCTGTTACCGGGCCTTCAACGAGCGGTCTGGGTTCCGCTTCGGCGACACCGGCAGTGTCCTCGGCGGTGGGCTACCGCTGTGGCTGTCGTGGTACGCGCCCTACGGGATGCTCACCCCGGCGTCGTGGGTGGCGCTGCACGCCCGGCGGTACATGCACACCTACGGCGTCACCAACGAGCATTTCGGGGCCATTGCGGTGGTAGACCGCCACCACGCCGCCACCAACCCCGACGCCTGGTTCTACCAACGGCCCATCACCCTGGCCGACCACCAGGCGTCACGGTGGATCGTCGAACCCGTGCTGCGTTTGCTCGACTGCTGCCAAGAGAGCGACGGAGGGGCGGCCCTGGTGATCACCACCGCCGACCGGGCGCGTGATCTGGCCCACCGGCCCGCGCTCATCACCGCCGCCGCCCAGGGCGCGAGTAGCGACGGCGAGATGATGACGAGTTACTACCGCGACGATCTCACCGGCCTGCCCGAGATGGGGGTGGTGGCGCAGCGTCTTTGGAAGGCGTCGGGGCTTCGCCCCTCCCACATCACCACCGCGTTCCTCTACGACCACTTCACCCCGTTTGTCCTCATGCAACTCGAGGAACTCGGGTTCTGCGGCCGGGGGGAGGCCAAGGATTTTGCCACCGTTGAGAATCTCAGCATTGGTGGGGTGCTGCCGATCAACACCAACGGCGGTTTGCTGGGCGAGGCGTACCTGCACGGGATGAACGGGATTACCGAGTCGGTGCGCCAGATTCGCGGCACGGCGTGCAACCAAGTGCCCGATGTGGAACACATCCTCGTCACCGCCGGCACCGGTGTGCCGACCAGTGGCCTGATCCTCAGCCCCTCGGCCTAA
- a CDS encoding acyl dehydratase, with protein sequence MTLTIHDVAEGDALTPLVIVATATVIVAGALATRDFMPVHHDKTYAESQGAPDIFMNILSSNAYCSRFLTDWAGPEVMVRRVAIRLGVPVFPNSTLTFTGTVTAVEVATATVEVALQASTDMGDHLTGTASLCLPRGGANG encoded by the coding sequence ATGACCCTCACCATCCACGACGTAGCGGAGGGCGATGCCCTCACCCCGCTGGTGATCGTGGCCACCGCCACCGTGATCGTGGCGGGGGCATTGGCCACGCGCGACTTCATGCCCGTGCACCACGACAAGACCTACGCCGAGTCGCAGGGGGCACCCGACATCTTCATGAACATCCTCTCCAGCAACGCCTATTGCAGTCGCTTCCTCACCGACTGGGCGGGGCCCGAGGTGATGGTCCGACGGGTGGCGATTCGCCTCGGGGTGCCCGTGTTCCCCAACTCCACCCTCACCTTTACCGGCACCGTCACCGCCGTGGAGGTCGCCACCGCCACCGTGGAGGTCGCCCTGCAAGCCAGCACCGACATGGGCGATCACCTCACTGGTACTGCGTCGCTATGCCTTCCTCGCGGGGGGGCAAACGGGTGA
- a CDS encoding nucleic acid-binding protein encodes MSRIEPSMSPDTAFFWEGVSQGRLLVQRCGGCDALRHPPRPMCPACQSLSWDPYETTGRGEVYSFVMPRHPRYPGFDDPHIAALVELEEGLRLVSNLGEVEPEDVTIGMPVEVFYATFDGGIVLPQFRPAAPA; translated from the coding sequence ATGAGCCGCATTGAGCCGTCGATGTCGCCGGATACCGCCTTCTTTTGGGAGGGGGTCTCGCAGGGCCGGTTGTTGGTCCAACGCTGCGGTGGGTGCGATGCCCTCAGGCATCCACCCCGACCAATGTGCCCGGCCTGCCAATCGCTGTCCTGGGACCCCTACGAGACCACGGGCCGGGGCGAGGTGTACAGCTTCGTCATGCCCCGCCACCCCCGCTATCCGGGCTTCGACGACCCCCATATCGCCGCGTTGGTGGAACTAGAGGAAGGCCTCCGGCTGGTGTCGAACCTTGGCGAAGTGGAACCGGAGGATGTGACCATCGGGATGCCCGTCGAGGTGTTCTACGCCACCTTCGATGGCGGAATCGTGTTGCCCCAGTTTCGCCCGGCGGCCCCCGCATGA
- a CDS encoding methionine--tRNA ligase, with product MTRHLITSALPYINGVKHLGNLIGSMLPADIYARYLRLQGEEVLFICATDEHGTPAELAAQAAGLPVAEFCRLQHNIQADIGARFGLSWDYFGRSSSPENHDLTQHFARRLDEQGYLEERTTNQVYSPVDQRFLPDRYIVGTCPHCGYGNARGDQCEHCTRVLDPTDLLDPRSAISGSTDLEVRETKHLYLLQSKLADEVADWIEAHADIWPALTLSIARKWITEGLHDRGITRDLDWGVAVDRPGFEGKVFYVWFDAPIEYIGATAEWAALDPDHRDWRSWWYDTHDVDYTQFMAKDNVPFHTVSFPVTLIGSREPWKRADQIKGFNWLTYYGGKFSTSEQRGVFMDQALETFPADYWRWYLFANAPESSDASFTWDGFAVAVNKDLADSFGNLVNRCLTLSAKHYGPVVPDGGTPGERERQVAADLAHIVASYTQRLADKELRKSATELRRGWSLANTYWEQSEPWKVVKTDPDGAAVIFRTVINLVRVLSLLAAPVIPASATTVLDALGVGETRWPQADGIDDELQELAPGHPISIPPVLFAKISDEETSALEARFGGPPLER from the coding sequence ATGACCAGGCACCTCATCACCAGCGCGTTGCCCTACATCAACGGCGTGAAACACCTCGGCAATCTGATCGGGTCCATGTTGCCAGCCGACATCTACGCTCGTTACCTGCGCTTACAGGGCGAGGAGGTGCTCTTCATCTGCGCCACCGATGAGCACGGCACGCCGGCCGAGCTGGCGGCTCAGGCCGCTGGTCTACCGGTGGCCGAGTTCTGCCGCCTGCAGCACAACATCCAGGCCGACATCGGTGCTCGCTTCGGCCTGAGTTGGGACTACTTCGGCCGCAGTTCGTCCCCGGAAAACCACGACCTCACCCAACACTTCGCCCGGCGCCTCGACGAGCAGGGCTACCTCGAGGAACGCACCACCAACCAGGTGTACTCACCCGTGGATCAGCGCTTCCTGCCCGATCGCTACATCGTGGGGACCTGCCCCCACTGCGGCTATGGGAACGCCCGGGGCGACCAGTGCGAACACTGCACCCGAGTGCTCGACCCCACCGATCTGCTCGACCCTCGCTCGGCGATCTCGGGGAGTACTGATCTTGAGGTACGCGAGACCAAGCACCTGTACCTGTTGCAATCCAAGCTGGCCGACGAGGTGGCGGATTGGATAGAAGCCCATGCCGACATCTGGCCCGCCCTCACCCTGTCGATCGCCCGCAAGTGGATCACCGAGGGTCTGCATGATCGCGGTATCACCCGCGATCTGGACTGGGGCGTGGCGGTTGATCGCCCGGGTTTCGAGGGCAAGGTGTTCTACGTCTGGTTCGACGCCCCCATCGAATACATCGGGGCCACCGCCGAATGGGCCGCCCTCGATCCCGACCACCGCGACTGGCGGAGTTGGTGGTACGACACCCACGACGTGGACTACACGCAGTTCATGGCCAAAGACAACGTGCCGTTCCACACGGTGTCGTTCCCGGTGACCCTCATTGGGTCCCGCGAACCCTGGAAGCGAGCCGACCAGATCAAAGGCTTCAACTGGCTCACCTATTACGGCGGCAAGTTCTCCACCAGCGAGCAACGCGGAGTCTTCATGGACCAGGCCCTGGAGACCTTCCCCGCCGACTACTGGCGCTGGTACCTCTTCGCCAACGCTCCGGAATCGAGTGACGCCAGTTTCACCTGGGACGGCTTTGCGGTGGCCGTGAACAAAGATCTCGCCGACTCGTTCGGCAACCTCGTGAACCGCTGCCTCACTCTCTCGGCCAAGCACTACGGACCCGTGGTGCCCGATGGGGGTACCCCGGGGGAGCGGGAGCGTCAGGTGGCCGCCGACCTCGCCCACATCGTGGCTTCCTACACGCAACGTCTGGCTGACAAGGAACTTCGCAAGTCGGCCACCGAACTCCGCCGGGGTTGGTCACTGGCCAACACCTATTGGGAACAGAGCGAACCGTGGAAGGTGGTGAAGACAGACCCTGATGGCGCCGCCGTGATCTTCCGAACGGTGATCAACCTCGTGCGCGTGCTGTCGCTACTGGCGGCGCCGGTGATCCCGGCATCAGCAACAACGGTGCTCGATGCCTTAGGGGTGGGCGAGACTCGCTGGCCCCAGGCCGATGGCATCGACGACGAACTGCAGGAGCTGGCTCCGGGGCACCCCATCTCGATCCCACCGGTGCTCTTCGCCAAGATCAGCGACGAGGAAACCAGCGCCCTCGAAGCCCGCTTCGGTGGTCCTCCACTGGAGCGGTAA
- a CDS encoding DUF2207 domain-containing protein — protein MAARPGLQHPPGPPEPRRVPSRLSGTVSSVQRSTRRRLDVVVLAGAAGLGAVAVAIGGALSHHERITQMWVAAEVHDDNTSSIREVIDYDTGITPAAHGIFRRIPGLTVETPVRVTSPNAPATIAAKTPYFFDGGEAGVEVKIGDPNTTISGSYRYLINYESADLMAGRNLQWDAIGTGWELDIDQATVHVVAPWIFTNPLCQIGAVGSTEACAITQPEPGHLVAQVGSLSAGQGVTIRASRGVFLDEAPPGPSEAPAVPATPGGGILLPATAGLIAGLTGAVVASRLVRRAGRERVGAGGPADAAWAGGDAAASEERIDEAALEQLTTIEFAPPEGLSPSQGGVILAEQVLSEHKVAWLIAAAAAGSLDLVDEQGRTVALTRRAPGTPDEAAILNVAFAGRDTIGLGSYDKSFATAWGLIGQQLNNWAVTSGIWDGQADRRKFRIRLWGGIAVLLGGLMATRGGYLVADSGRKWLPLVIVGALLAGGGFAAAWRGWELRVRTPLGSGLWLQVESFRNFLAQSETFHAEQAAERGVLREYTAWAVALGEIDRWSAAVAASATIPPEAGVSVALLAPGVNRAMSSAATAPTSSGGGFSGGGGVGGGGGGGGGGSW, from the coding sequence ATGGCGGCCCGGCCCGGGCTTCAGCATCCCCCCGGACCACCCGAACCGCGACGTGTCCCGTCCCGCCTGAGCGGTACGGTCTCCTCAGTGCAACGGTCCACACGACGGCGGCTAGATGTGGTGGTGCTGGCGGGCGCTGCCGGGCTTGGAGCCGTCGCCGTCGCCATCGGCGGGGCGCTCAGTCATCATGAGCGCATCACCCAGATGTGGGTGGCGGCGGAGGTCCACGACGACAACACCAGCAGCATTCGTGAGGTGATCGATTACGACACCGGCATCACCCCGGCGGCCCACGGCATTTTTCGGCGCATCCCTGGTCTCACCGTGGAAACCCCGGTGCGGGTGACCTCACCCAACGCCCCCGCCACCATCGCCGCCAAAACCCCGTACTTTTTCGACGGCGGGGAGGCCGGGGTCGAAGTGAAGATCGGCGATCCCAACACCACCATCTCGGGGAGTTACCGCTACCTCATCAACTACGAATCCGCCGACTTGATGGCGGGCCGGAATCTCCAATGGGATGCCATCGGGACGGGTTGGGAACTCGACATTGATCAGGCCACCGTGCATGTGGTCGCCCCGTGGATCTTTACCAATCCCCTCTGCCAGATCGGGGCCGTCGGGAGCACGGAGGCGTGTGCGATCACCCAACCCGAGCCCGGCCATCTCGTGGCCCAGGTCGGGTCGCTGTCGGCTGGCCAAGGGGTCACGATCCGCGCCAGCCGCGGGGTGTTCCTCGACGAGGCGCCGCCCGGTCCCTCCGAGGCCCCCGCAGTCCCCGCCACCCCCGGTGGGGGCATCCTCCTGCCGGCGACGGCGGGCCTCATCGCGGGGCTCACCGGGGCGGTGGTGGCTTCGCGACTGGTTCGGCGGGCAGGCCGGGAGCGCGTAGGCGCGGGCGGGCCCGCCGATGCGGCGTGGGCGGGCGGGGACGCCGCCGCATCGGAGGAGCGAATCGACGAAGCGGCCCTGGAGCAGTTGACCACCATCGAATTTGCTCCCCCGGAAGGGCTTTCGCCGTCGCAGGGCGGGGTCATCCTGGCCGAGCAGGTCCTCAGCGAGCACAAGGTGGCGTGGCTGATCGCGGCGGCCGCCGCCGGTTCGCTGGATCTGGTGGACGAGCAGGGCCGCACGGTGGCCCTCACCCGCCGGGCCCCGGGCACTCCCGACGAAGCGGCCATCCTCAACGTGGCCTTCGCGGGACGCGACACCATCGGACTGGGCAGCTACGACAAGTCCTTCGCCACGGCCTGGGGCCTCATCGGCCAGCAGCTCAACAACTGGGCTGTGACCAGCGGAATTTGGGATGGCCAGGCGGATCGGCGCAAGTTCCGCATCCGGCTCTGGGGCGGCATCGCGGTCTTGCTCGGTGGGCTGATGGCAACGCGCGGGGGCTATCTAGTAGCCGACTCAGGCCGGAAGTGGCTACCGCTGGTGATCGTGGGCGCGCTACTCGCCGGCGGGGGGTTCGCGGCGGCGTGGCGCGGCTGGGAACTGCGGGTGCGCACGCCCCTGGGCAGCGGGCTCTGGCTGCAGGTCGAGTCGTTCCGCAACTTCCTGGCCCAGTCCGAGACGTTCCACGCCGAACAAGCCGCCGAACGCGGGGTACTTCGGGAGTACACAGCCTGGGCGGTGGCCCTCGGGGAAATCGACCGTTGGTCAGCGGCGGTGGCGGCGTCCGCCACCATCCCCCCGGAGGCCGGTGTCAGCGTTGCCCTCCTGGCCCCAGGGGTGAATCGCGCCATGTCTTCCGCGGCCACTGCGCCCACGTCTAGTGGCGGGGGCTTCAGCGGGGGCGGCGGCGTGGGCGGAGGCGGCGGCGGCGGCGGAGGCGGCAGTTGGTAG
- a CDS encoding nuclear transport factor 2 family protein produces the protein MPHPAAEVEATLAHYVAVREAIEAGEQTWSDLAQFFSDDAVYIDPAWGRIQGIDTIRAFLVESMTGLEDWRFPLLFTAVNGDDVVTVWRQIVPGTRPDGRPFVQTGVSLLRYAGLGKFSFEEDLLNMTHVLEDLAESRWRPGPGFSIPPDHPNRDVSRPA, from the coding sequence ATGCCCCACCCCGCCGCGGAGGTCGAAGCCACCCTGGCCCACTACGTGGCCGTGCGCGAGGCCATCGAGGCGGGCGAGCAAACGTGGTCTGACCTGGCGCAGTTCTTCAGCGACGACGCCGTGTACATCGACCCGGCGTGGGGCCGCATCCAGGGCATCGACACCATCCGGGCGTTCTTGGTGGAGAGCATGACCGGGCTGGAGGACTGGCGCTTCCCGCTGCTGTTCACCGCCGTGAACGGCGATGATGTGGTCACCGTCTGGCGCCAGATCGTTCCGGGTACCCGCCCCGACGGGCGCCCGTTCGTACAGACCGGCGTCTCGCTGCTTCGCTACGCCGGCCTCGGGAAGTTCTCCTTCGAGGAGGACCTGCTGAACATGACCCATGTCCTTGAAGACCTCGCGGAGAGCCGATGGCGGCCCGGCCCGGGCTTCAGCATCCCCCCGGACCACCCGAACCGCGACGTGTCCCGTCCCGCCTGA
- a CDS encoding D-cysteine desulfhydrase family protein, with the protein MLDQRVVLSPISPTPVQPMDRLGATLGLAAGRLWVKRDDLTGLAGGGNKVRKLEHLCADALAQGCDTLVTGGGRQSNHARLTAAAAAVLGLHCRLVLGSDPPSTATGNLVLDHLLGAEIVWAGPLDYYALEAAIETEAAAVSAAGGRPYAMPLGGASTIGQLGYVVAALELRAQLPDTSLIVVADGTGGTHAGLVAGWGSHDAVLGVDVGTRPDLDDTVPRHALEAAARAGLPAPRGTCRIDHTRYAPGYGEPNPAAREALDLAARLEGLVLDPVYSGKAMAGLIAAAREGRLPTDGTITFLHTGGMPALFSPRYADWIEQRP; encoded by the coding sequence ATGCTGGATCAGCGGGTGGTGCTCAGCCCGATCTCACCTACCCCGGTGCAGCCGATGGATCGCCTCGGGGCGACGCTCGGCCTCGCCGCCGGGCGACTGTGGGTGAAACGGGACGACCTCACCGGGTTGGCGGGCGGGGGCAACAAGGTTCGCAAACTCGAGCACCTGTGCGCCGATGCGTTGGCGCAAGGCTGCGACACGCTCGTCACTGGCGGCGGCCGGCAGTCGAATCACGCCCGGCTCACCGCGGCCGCCGCCGCGGTGCTGGGGCTTCACTGTCGCCTCGTACTCGGGTCCGACCCACCATCCACCGCCACCGGCAACCTGGTGCTCGACCACCTCCTCGGCGCCGAGATCGTCTGGGCCGGTCCCCTCGACTACTACGCCCTCGAAGCCGCCATCGAAACCGAAGCCGCCGCGGTGAGCGCGGCGGGCGGTCGGCCCTACGCCATGCCCCTCGGCGGCGCGTCGACCATCGGCCAGCTTGGCTACGTGGTGGCCGCCCTCGAGTTGCGGGCCCAACTCCCCGACACTTCCCTCATCGTGGTGGCGGACGGCACCGGCGGCACCCACGCCGGGTTGGTGGCGGGCTGGGGCTCGCATGATGCCGTGCTGGGTGTCGATGTAGGTACCCGCCCCGACCTCGACGACACCGTCCCGCGCCACGCCCTCGAAGCCGCCGCGCGGGCCGGCCTCCCCGCCCCCCGCGGCACCTGCCGGATCGACCACACCCGGTACGCCCCCGGCTACGGCGAACCCAACCCGGCGGCGCGCGAAGCGCTCGACCTCGCCGCCCGCCTCGAGGGCCTCGTCCTCGATCCGGTGTACTCCGGCAAGGCCATGGCGGGATTGATCGCCGCCGCCCGCGAGGGTCGTCTGCCCACCGACGGCACCATCACCTTCCTCCACACCGGGGGCATGCCCGCACTCTTCTCGCCGCGCTACGCCGACTGGATCGAGCAGCGCCCCTGA